GAAGAGTCCTATTTTACAATCTTTTGTAAAAAGGATCATACTTACGCAAAACAAATTAATTAAAATAACAATTTACACGTTGTTATTTATACGAAAAAGCTCAATAAATTTATATTATTTGACGGAGGTGCAACATGAATAAGATGGATAAAATAGATAAAAGTGTTGATAGAATCAGGGTTACCACTCTACTATCAGAGGAAGAAAAGGAAGCGTTAAAAGAAATTGCCTGGAAGAGCGGTAGAAGTATGAGCGGGTATATTCGCAATCTTGTGATTGAGGCAATTGAAATCAATTCTTAGACTTTTTCTCTGAAATTGCATCTATAATGGCACTAATCCACAACGGAATAAGGATAAATAATGCCCATAATGGATGGCCTCCAAAAAACCAGATAAAGGTAAATATCCCCGGCACAAGAAAAGGGCCAATTGTGCTATTTAGCATTCGTTCGAAAAGTCCAATATCTTTTTGTATATTGTTTTTCCTAAAAAGGGATGTAAGTACAATATTAATGAGATACATTCCGAAGAAGAGGGAACCCCCAATCAAAAGCGCTATTCCAATATGGTATAGATAATCTTTGCCTTCGTTACTGAACAAAGATAGTATAAAACCAATTGATAATACGATTATAAGACCTTGTGTAAATGGATGTTTGAATAATTTCTTGAATATCTGGATAGTAATATATTCCTTATATAAAATTACTGCCGGAAATAAACGATAATCATGCTTAGTGTTTTATGAAAAAGGGTGCCTTTGGCAATTCCGGTTTTTCGTTTAACCATCTGACCTACTAATATTTATTTCCCAAAAAATGTATTCATTCTTTGTTGGTGTTGTAATTGACTAATCTCTGCTTGTTGTTGTATCATTTCAGCATTCATTCTAGCTTGTTGACCCTCCATTTGAACTTTTTTAGATTCCATCTCTTCGAGTATATCCTCCGTATCCCTTTGTTGTCGCTTCATTTTAGTTTCCATCTCATCTTGTGGATTTCCTTGATTCCGAAGTTGTGCTTCCCGAAGAGTTACAATTGCTTTTAATACATTTTTTCTAAACCTTTTATCACTTGGAACTCGACTGCTCGGATCGTTTATGAGTTTTTCAACAAGGTCATCCACCTCACTGTTATCATCTTTTTCCAAACCCATTTTTTCTGATGATGATGCTTCACTGTATGAATATATTTCCTTTACTTTTACTTGATACCTTTCTGGATTTGGAGTGTTTGTTATGACTGTATTACCATCTTTATCAGTATATTTGTACATTTCTCCTGCCTGAATCGTCTGAGTGCAAATTAGAGAAAAGGCTATTAGGAAAATTATTACGATTAATATAGGGACTCTTGATTTTCTGTACATATAATTCAAAATTATGGAATTTAAGTTCTTCATTTTTCTATCCCCCTTAATGTAAGGTCTTTATAAAAGTATAGTTGTTGTCACCATTAGATTAAAGAATTAAAAAATTGTTTGTAATAGGAACCGAAATAGAATTTTGAAATGTTATTATTACTCCGGCAATTAAACATGTCCATTAATGTCCATGCAAAGCCAGTATTTGCTATAAATAGATAGCTGGAATGGCTGTATTTAGTTGCTGGTGTAATAACTTGAATATTGATACTTTGTTTTACCATTCCTCACTTGGGCTAATATATCATTTTACGGACATACATGCTTAAAAAGGCTTTCTCCACGAGAGCCCGGTTCTAACTTTACTCGTACGCCAGGAAGTTGTTTTTCTAAAAAACCTTCAAGGAGATTATAAGGGTTTTTGGAGAGACTCATACTTTCTCTTTCTAAACAGTAAATTCTTTCTATGTACGATTCACCTATTACTCCTGTAGCCTTTTCTTTTGTTCGTGTCCATACATTAACAATCTCTTTATTCTGTAATGTTAAACCAAAGATAGATTTTTTTTGAATTGGATAGTGAATACTATCCTTGTCATAGTAGTAAGTTCCATTATTGTCCTTGAAATATTCTTTCCAATCTTCACATTCTCCAGGTAATGGTGCGAAAGTTATTACAGCGAAGAGAAACCAAAATATAAAAAATCCCTGTTTAATCATAATAAAAAATCCCTGCTAAGTTTACACATTGAAATGAAGTAGTGTTCAAGTAAAGCGTCCGCTGGAGTGAAGTGTTATTTTTTTTCTATCACTAATGACTTTTTTATTTTGTTCATAGTTGTTTCAAGGAAATCCGTGTAACTATTATCATATGCAAGGGTCATTTTCACGGCTCTACTTCCTTGATAGATTACATAAATTGATATATTCATAGTTTTAGAATGTTCGATTGTTTTGTAATCAGTTCTCACACAAATAAAGCCGGAAAGCATTTCTTTTGTGGTCTTGAATGCAGAAACCTTAGTTGATGAATTATTTAATTTTGCTAATGAACTAACTAACATATTTCTACTCAAAATATCTTGTTTATTAATTTCTGATTGGCTCATGTTTTCAATATCGTCTTGAGTAAAAGTATTTCTGGTTCTTACGCTAATTCTAATAGTTGCTAAAGGTTGATTACTGACTGTAAAGTTTGCAGCAATAATTATATCATTATCACCTTGAGGAACCTTGGACAGCAATTCTGTATTAGTGTCGATTTGATCC
Above is a genomic segment from Pseudomonadota bacterium containing:
- a CDS encoding DUF4124 domain-containing protein, coding for MKNLNSIILNYMYRKSRVPILIVIIFLIAFSLICTQTIQAGEMYKYTDKDGNTVITNTPNPERYQVKVKEIYSYSEASSSEKMGLEKDDNSEVDDLVEKLINDPSSRVPSDKRFRKNVLKAIVTLREAQLRNQGNPQDEMETKMKRQQRDTEDILEEMESKKVQMEGQQARMNAEMIQQQAEISQLQHQQRMNTFFGK